Within the Clostridia bacterium genome, the region AGGAGTGTTCTTCGATTCGTAGGACTTAGTTGTCATAAAAGATACTTCTACCTGCAAAGGACTGTTCCCAAGCAGCCTTAAAAGTTGCGTTTCGGTAACAATCTTTGTGGGCATCAGGTTAAAAAGCAATATTTTAAGCGGTCTGATATCCTGCTTTAAGGCACGTTTACTGGTCATAACGAAAATATTTTCGCCCTCTAAAAGTTTTCTTGCAGGAAGATTATCAGGTATTTTTATAGGCATATAATCCCATCCTTATAATTAGTTAATTATATTATACTATAAAGAGACCCTTTTTTCAATATTAAAAAGAGAAAAGAATTGTATTTCTTTTCTCTTTTTTTTGGCAATTATTTTTTTATATTAAACACACACTCGCATCTAAAAATCGGAAAACCCTGTGAAGAAAAGTTTTCTTCATACTCGGTCATAATATTCCCCTCATATCCTGAATTATGAAGGTCTAAAGATATATTTTGCATCTTTAAAGGAAAGGCTGCAAAGGAATTTAGAGAAAACTCAAAAAGTTTTCTGTTATCTGTTTTAAAGAAAAGTTCTCCGTTTTCTTTAAGCAGTTTTTCGTATAATGACAGATAGTTTGCATGGGTAAGCCTTCTTTTTGCCTGACCGCTCTTTTTCCAAGGGTCGCAGAAATTAACATAGATTCTTGAAACTTCACTTTCATACCCTTTTTCTCTTAACTTTTCAACATCCCCTGCAAAGAATTTAACATTTGTAATGCCGCTTTCCTTAATCTTTTCCATTGCCATAATGATAACATCAAGGCTTTTTTCTATGGCTATATAGTTTATATCAGGGTTAAGTTTTGCAAGGTTTAACATAAATCTTCCCTTGCCACAGCCTATTTCAATATGTATAGGGTTATCATTATAAAAAATATCTTTAAGGCTTTTTATATTGTCAAAACTCTCTATTGCAAGGTCTATGCAATTTTCATACCTTTCGTCTCGGTGTTTTTTTCTTCTCATTCTCATAGGGGGTTACTTCCTTTTTAATCGTTTATAAATTTTTCGCCAACTTTTTCTTTTAATTTGTTTATAAGTTCGCTTGTTTTATGAATTTTTACGCTTTCTTCTTTATTTTGTCTTTTGTAGGTTAAAAACAGGCTTTCTTTTTCCCAGTTTTCTACACATTTAATATCTGCCTTTTTCTTTTTATCCGAAACAAATAAAATATCATCATACTTAACACTAAGCATTATCAAACTTCGATATCCGTTTTTTCTCTCTATTATAAGGGTTTCTTCGCCGAAGAAATAATTAAATTCAGAAAGAGTATATTTTAAAAGAAAATGACAGCATATAAGAGCATACACAAAGGGTAAAAAAGGCGAAACCAAAGGAATGTTAAGCCTTGGGAATACATATGCCGATATAACAACTGATAATACTATAAAAAAAACAGTTTTCTTCTTTTCTTTTTTACTTTTTAAAATTTTTATTTCCATAAATTTGCCTCACTGAGTAATTAAATAGGGTGTAAGAAATATAAGCGCTGTAAGAACACCTGAAAAAACCGTTGCAAAGATTTTAAAATACTGGCTTTTAATAGTTCTTAAATAAAGAGTTTTCATTCTCATAATACCTGCATGGGCAGATTTATAAATATCATAACATGACATTACAATTAGGATATACTCTAAAATAAGAAGATAAAGCCCTGAAAAGTTAAAAGAATATTTTAATATTATCTTTACAAATATACCTGTAAAAAAAACAAGTAAAAGAGTTGCAAGATAATAAAGATACCTTAAACTTGTAAAATCATAATTATAATTTTTAGAATAACTAAGGGCAACTATAAGCATTCCCCCAAGCAGAATAAGGCCTATTACTATGTATAAAATAAAGATTGGTTTACTATCCCATAAAGACACTAAAAGCGGAGTAAAAACCAATACCGTATTAACAACTCCAAACCTTGAGCCGATCAGGGCAGATTTATACAAACTGTTGGAATCGTCAGACTGATAATTTCTCACCTTTCGTCTTCCTTTCTATAATATAATTGAAAGCACATGGTAAACTACAGGCAATGTAATAATAGAAATAAGCGAGGTAATAAGCACATAGTTTGCACATTCTTCAGGATATGAATTAAAATTTTCTGCAAATATTACAAGATTAACTGCCACAGGGTTTGCAAGGATAATAGCAGGAACATATATGTAGTTTCCGCTAAAGCCTATAAGTTTTAAGATAAAAATTGCCGAAATCGGAATTATAATAAGCCTGAAAGCACTTGTTATATATATTTTAAAATTCTTAAAGTCTACCTTTCCTGCCTTGGCAATAACAAGCCCTGTAAGAAGAACTCCCAAAGGCGTTGTAGTAGCGCTTAACTGTGAAATAGTTGTTTTAATAAATGCAGGTATCTGTACAGGAATAAATAATAATATGAAACCTAAAATAAGCGCTAAAAAAGGAGTACTTTTTAAATCCTTCAATGTAAGACCCCTGTCTATATCATCACAGGACGCATTTTTAATAAGTAAAGTTCCTATAACAAGCACAGAAGCAAACATCACAAAGTTATACATAGACGCATAAAAAATTGAATCCTTGCCATAAAGCATCTCAAGTATAGGATACGCTGTAAATGTAAAGTTTGAAATCATTACACAAAATATTATAATATTTCTTTTTTTAGAGTTCTTTTCAATTACAAGCGACACAACTACCCCTAATATAAAGGTCAGAATAATAACCACAAGGGCAATAAGCGGAAAAACTGCTGTTTTTATAAGTTCAGAAAGTGTTATACTCTTCATCATAGAATCTAAAATAGAGCAAGGAAGAGAAACATTATATAAAAGAACTGATAAGCCCTTTATAAATGTTTTATCCACCATCTTTGTTCTGTAAAGAAAAAAGCCTATTGCCATAGGGATAAATAGCCCCATAAGAAGTTGCAATGTATCTAAAAATGTCAAACCGTTCATTCCTTCTAAAATTATTTTATATGGTTTATTATACATCTTTTGTAAAATTAAGTCAATAAATAACCTTAAAGGTATAATATAACAAATTAAGTTTATAATAAAATATATACTTACGAAAGGAATGATAAATAATGAAAGCATTTGCCATGCTTGAAATAGGAAAAATAGGCTGGATAGAAAAAGAAATGCCTGATTTCGGGCCTATGGACGCTATTATAAAGCCAATATGCGTTGCACCTTGCACATCAGATATCCACACTGCATTCAAAGGTGCAATCGGCGAGAGAAAAAATATGATTTTAGGGCATGAGTGCGTTGGAGAAGTTTATAAGGTGGGAGAACTTGTAAAAGACTTTAAAGTGGGAGATAAAGTTATAGTTCCTGCTATTACTCCTGACTGGGGCACTGTTGCAACTCAGGAAGGATATCCTATGCACTCTTCCGGTATGCTCTCAGGCTGGAAATTCTCAAACTATAAAGACGGAGTGTTTGCAGAGTACTGCCATGTTAACGAGGCAGATGCAAACCTTGCGCATCTTCCCGAAAATGTAGACCCGATAAGTGCAGTTATGCTCCCTGATATGGTGGTTACAGGCTTTCATGGTGCAGAACTTGCAAAGATAAACTTCGGCGATACAGTTCTTGTTATTGGTATCGGCCCTGTCGGTCTTATGGCAGTAGCAGGGGCAAACCTTAGAGGTGCATCAAAAATTATTGCAGTAGGCTCGAGAGAAATTTGCAAAAAGGTTGCAAGAGAATATGGTGCAACCGATATTATAAGTTATAAAGACAAAGATATAGTTTCTAATGTTTTTAAACTTACAAATAACAAGGGCGTAGACCGAGTTATTATTGCAGGTGGGGATAATGATACTTTCTCACAAGCAGTAAAAGTTGTTAAACCAGGAGGTATAGTTTCAAATGTAAACTATCTTGGCGAGGGCGAAACTATCAATATCCCAAGAGTTGAATGGGGCGTTGGTATGGGGCATAAAACAATAACAGGCGGCCTTACACCAGGTGGAAGAATGAAAATGGAAAAAATGGCAGCCCTTATATCAAACGGTAAACTTGATACTAAAAAACTTGTTACCCATGTTTTCCACGGTTTTGATAAAATCGAAGAGGCGCTTCTTTTAATGAAAGATAAACCACATGACCTAATTAAACCAGTTGTTGTGATAGATTAAAAAATGAGATGTTAAAAACGCTTGGATCGCAAAAAGTAAATTATATTACCTATTTAAATATTTAAAGCAGCATTTATAAGAACCTCACAAAATTCTAACGAACTAAAGTTCGAGAATTTTGGAGAACCTTGTTGCGTTAATTCTCATAAGGTAAAGATTTTTAAGAAACTTAAAAATCTTAAAATTTAAAAACTTTTTGCTATGAACATTTTTACCTATCTCCTAAAAAATTCCCATTTGGGTTAAACTCCAAATGGGAATTTTATTTAGTCAATATACTTATTCATTGGCTACTTGTTGGTTAGTGATATTTATTTTTTTCTGTTTTGAGTAACCTATAAAACCTAAAACAATCATTGGAATACAGAACAATGCGTACACCATAAACAATACAGTTGCTACACTATATAAAATTGCTGCAACCAACAAAGACCACGAAGCCTTTAAAAAACAACCTAACCATCCAAATACTGCTCCTAAAAGGAACACTGTCATATGAGGCATTACCAGCGCTGTTGCTATCGCTCCCCCTATTTGTTCTGTTCCTGACGAAGTTGCAACCCCTCCAACAAAATATGAGATTAAATAAACCGAATATAATGTTGATAAAATTGTCGCAACAAGTGCAACCTTACTGATTTTTTTCATAATGCTATTTCCCCTTCTTTATTTTGCAAGTGAAAAAGTTTTCTTAACCATATCGTCACTAAAACTTATAAGTTCTTTTACTTCTACTTCTATATTAGATGTTGTATCTTCTAACTCGTAAGCAACCTCTACATCTAAAGTAGCGCCTTTTTTAATTTCTTTGTTTTGATTATCACTGTTGTAATTCGCACTGTCAGAAACAAAGTAAGATTTAGGCAAACCAATTCCGTTTTGGAATGCTGAATCGTCAAATGTAAATGTAAACGCAGCAGGGTTTTCTGAATTATTTGTGTAACTGTATGTTACTATCACTATATCTTTTCCATCATAGTCTTTTGCTAAACGGCAACTTTTAATTTCTATATTATAGTTTCCTAATTTTGTTGAATCTGTTAAACTTTCTTCAACTGTTCCGTTCCCCTGATCTGTTGTTGTGCTTTCCCCACTACCAACAGCAAACAACAAAAATATTCCTAAAACAAATATACTTAATAATAAACTTAAAATTTTCTTTTTCATTTTGCTTTCCCCTCCTCCCTTGTTAATAAGATTATTAAAAAACCTGCTGACCAGTAAACTAAAATATCAACATAATCTCCTGTACCTCTCATAAAATGTAAAAATTGCATTGCCTCCCACAATGTACCAAATATACCTGTACAAAGTATACTCATCAATTTTCTTTTTTCAAAAGGTTTATAGACTATATATAAAAAGCATACCAAACTTAATGCCCATAAAAAA harbors:
- the trmB gene encoding tRNA (guanosine(46)-N7)-methyltransferase TrmB, yielding MRMRRKKHRDERYENCIDLAIESFDNIKSLKDIFYNDNPIHIEIGCGKGRFMLNLAKLNPDINYIAIEKSLDVIIMAMEKIKESGITNVKFFAGDVEKLREKGYESEVSRIYVNFCDPWKKSGQAKRRLTHANYLSLYEKLLKENGELFFKTDNRKLFEFSLNSFAAFPLKMQNISLDLHNSGYEGNIMTEYEENFSSQGFPIFRCECVFNIKK
- a CDS encoding AEC family transporter; this encodes MNGLTFLDTLQLLMGLFIPMAIGFFLYRTKMVDKTFIKGLSVLLYNVSLPCSILDSMMKSITLSELIKTAVFPLIALVVIILTFILGVVVSLVIEKNSKKRNIIIFCVMISNFTFTAYPILEMLYGKDSIFYASMYNFVMFASVLVIGTLLIKNASCDDIDRGLTLKDLKSTPFLALILGFILLFIPVQIPAFIKTTISQLSATTTPLGVLLTGLVIAKAGKVDFKNFKIYITSAFRLIIIPISAIFILKLIGFSGNYIYVPAIILANPVAVNLVIFAENFNSYPEECANYVLITSLISIITLPVVYHVLSIIL
- a CDS encoding NAD(P)-dependent alcohol dehydrogenase produces the protein MKAFAMLEIGKIGWIEKEMPDFGPMDAIIKPICVAPCTSDIHTAFKGAIGERKNMILGHECVGEVYKVGELVKDFKVGDKVIVPAITPDWGTVATQEGYPMHSSGMLSGWKFSNYKDGVFAEYCHVNEADANLAHLPENVDPISAVMLPDMVVTGFHGAELAKINFGDTVLVIGIGPVGLMAVAGANLRGASKIIAVGSREICKKVAREYGATDIISYKDKDIVSNVFKLTNNKGVDRVIIAGGDNDTFSQAVKVVKPGGIVSNVNYLGEGETINIPRVEWGVGMGHKTITGGLTPGGRMKMEKMAALISNGKLDTKKLVTHVFHGFDKIEEALLLMKDKPHDLIKPVVVID
- a CDS encoding DUF5067 domain-containing protein, encoding MKKKILSLLLSIFVLGIFLLFAVGSGESTTTDQGNGTVEESLTDSTKLGNYNIEIKSCRLAKDYDGKDIVIVTYSYTNNSENPAAFTFTFDDSAFQNGIGLPKSYFVSDSANYNSDNQNKEIKKGATLDVEVAYELEDTTSNIEVEVKELISFSDDMVKKTFSLAK